The Roseomonas haemaphysalidis genome segment CACGCGGGCCTCGGGCACGTGCATCTTGCGCGGCCGGGCCTGCTTGCCGAACATCTTGCCCATCATCTCCTGGATGTTCTGCATCTGCCCGGGCTGCATCCCCGGCATGTCCATGGCGCCGATGGCGGTGGGCCCGGCCTCGGCGACCTGCACCTCGACCTCCTTGTCCTCCAGCTGGCCGTCGCGCAGCATGCGGCGGAACTTCATGCGGGTTTCGCCCGAAGCCCCCTCGCCCACCAGCGCGGTCACCAGCCGCTCCTCGGCCGCCAGCTCGGCCTTGGCCTGGACCTCCTTGCGGGCGCTTTCGCGCACCCGGGTGATGGAAACCTCCACCAGGTCGCGGATGATGCTTTCCACGTCGCGGCCGACATAGCCGACCTCGGTGAACTTGGTGGCCTCCACCTTCATGAAGGGGGCGTCGGCCAGCTTGGCCAGGCGGCGGGCGATCTCGGTCTTGCCGCAGCCGGTGGGCCCGATCATCAGGATGTTCTTGGGCACCACCTCGTCGCGGATGCCCTCGGGCAGCTGCTGGCGCCGCCAGCGATTGCGCAGCGCGATGGCCACGGCCCGCTTGGCGTCATGCTGGCCGACAATGAAGCGGTCCAGCTCGGACACGATCTCGCGGGGGGACAGGTTCACGGTCTCGTCCATGGTCAAAGCGTCTCCAGCACCATGCGGCCATTCGTGTAGACGCAGATCTCCGCCGCGATCTTCATGGACTTGCGCGCCACGTCCTCCGCCGACATCCCTTCCACGTCGATCAGCGCACGGGCCGCCGCCAGCGCATAATTGCCGCCCGAGCCGATGCCGATGATGGAATCCTCGGGCTCCAGCACGTCGCCATTGCCGGTGATCAAAAGCGAGCGGTCCTTGTCCGCCACCGCCAGCAGCGCCTCCAGCCGGCGCAGATAGCGGTCGGTGCGCCAGTCCTTGGCCAGCTCCACCGCCGCGCGCTCCAACTGGTCGGGGAAGCGCTCCAGCTTCGCTTCCAGCCGCTCCAGCAGCGTGAAGGCGTCCGCCGTGGCGCCGGCGAAGCCGGTCACCACCTTGCCATTGGCGATGCGCCGTACCTTGCGCGCATTGCCCTTCACCACGGTCTGCCCAAGGCTGACCTGGCCATCGCCGGCCATGGCCACCTGGCCATTCTTGCGGACGCAGAGAATGGTGGTGCCGTGCCAGCCGATCGGATCATGGGGTGTCGTCGTATTCATGTGCGCCGAGATGGCGTTGCGGTGCACCCGGAACAAGGACGTGCGTCACGCGGGGCTGAAACGCCGGCCAAGGGGGCGCCACCCCCTTTGGAACCCCCGCCGGGGGGGACAGTGTCCCCGCAGACCCCGCCGCCAGGAAGCATCAAGACTTTCAGGACGCGGCGGGCACTCGGATTTTTTATGGAAGGCCGCCTGCGCGGCACGTCAGTCGCCGGGGGTCATCGACCCCCGGCGCACCAAACGGATGGCGGGGTCCGGGGTGGCACTGCCACCCCGGCGGGGGGTCCAGGGGGCAGCGCCCCCTGGCCTGCCCCTTCAGTTCCGCACCACCCGCCCATCCGTCGCCCAGGACCCGCGCGGGTTGCGCTCCATGTACGCCACCAGGATATCCTCCAGTGCCGGCCCGGCGTCGTAGGCTTCCAGCGCGTCCTGCTGGAATGACACGTAGCCGTCGCCGCCGCGGCGCATGAAGTTGTTGGTGACCACGCGGTAGGCGCGGTCGTTGTCGAGCGGCATGAAGCCGTTGCCGTCCCGCACCTCCACGTCCCGGATGCGCTGTCCCTTGGGGGCTGCGGCGGCGAAGGTGAAGCGCAGCCCGGCCACCTGCGGAAAGCGGCCGGCGTTCTCGCCGACCAGGGAGACGCCGTTTTCCAGCGCCTGGCGGATGGCGCCGCCGCGCAGCGTGACGTTGGCCAGGGTGTTGGAGAAGGGCAGCACGGTCAGCACGTCGCCCCAGGTGACGGTGCCGGCGGGCAGGCCGGCGCGCAGGCCGCCGCCGTTGGTGATGGCGATGTTGGCGGTGGGGTCGGCGGCCAGCATGGCTTCCGCCATCAGGCTGCCGATGGCGCATTCGCCTTCGCGGCAGCCCTGCAGGCTCAGCGCCTCGGACAGGGTGGCGACGGGGCGGCGGCGCCAGCTTTCCAGCGGTGCCGCGTATTCGGCGACAATGGCGGCGACCTTCTCGTCGGCCGGGATGTCGGGGGTGATCTCGCGCACCTGCCCGCCATGGGCGGCCACGCGGCCATCCGCCTCCAGGTCCAGGTCCAGGCGGCCGAGGTAGCGGCCGTAGCAGGCGGCCTGGACGATGCGCACGGGGCGGTCCGGGCTGTCCACCAGGGTCGGGTGCGGGCTTTCGGCGCCGGCCAGGCCGTTGGCCAGCAGGGTGTGGCTGTGCGCGCCGGCGATCACGTCGATGCCGCGCACGGCGGCGGCCAGCCGCTGGTCCTCGGCGAAGCCCAGGTGGGACAGCACCAGGATGGTGGTCGGCCCCTCGGCACGCAGCGCCGCGATGTGTCGCTCCACCGCCTCGGCCGCGTTGGTGAAGGCGACGGTGGGGCCGGGAGAGGAAAGCTGCGGCGTGGTTTCCGTGGTGACGCCGATGATGCCGATGCGGGCGCCGCCCCGCTGGATCACCGTGAAGGGCTTCACCAGACCGGCCAGCAGCGGCTCGCGCGCCGTATCCAGGTTGGCCGACAGCAGCGGGAAGGGCAGCGAGCGGGCGTAGTCGGCCAGCACGGCGGGGCCGTTGTCGAACTCGTGGTTGCCCAGCGTCATGACCTCGGTGCCGACGGCGCGCTGCACGGCCGACTCGGCGCGGCCCTTGTGGGCGGTGTAGAACAGGCTGCCCATGAACTGGTCGCCGCCGTCGATCTGCAGCACCGCGCGGCCTTCGGCTTCAGCTTCCCGCCGGCCCATGGACAAGGCGCCGGCCAGGCGCGCGCTGCCGCCCAGGCAGGGCTTGTCCATGCGGCAGGAGGCGCTGCCCGAATCGGTGCCCTCATGCTTGGAATGGAAGTCGTTCATGTGCAGCAGCGACAAGCGCGCCGCCGGGTCGGCGGCGGCGCGGCGCAAGGCCGGCAG includes the following:
- the hslV gene encoding ATP-dependent protease subunit HslV; translated protein: MNTTTPHDPIGWHGTTILCVRKNGQVAMAGDGQVSLGQTVVKGNARKVRRIANGKVVTGFAGATADAFTLLERLEAKLERFPDQLERAAVELAKDWRTDRYLRRLEALLAVADKDRSLLITGNGDVLEPEDSIIGIGSGGNYALAAARALIDVEGMSAEDVARKSMKIAAEICVYTNGRMVLETL
- a CDS encoding bifunctional metallophosphatase/5'-nucleotidase, translating into MTLSRRALLSASLALPLALPALRRAAADPAARLSLLHMNDFHSKHEGTDSGSASCRMDKPCLGGSARLAGALSMGRREAEAEGRAVLQIDGGDQFMGSLFYTAHKGRAESAVQRAVGTEVMTLGNHEFDNGPAVLADYARSLPFPLLSANLDTAREPLLAGLVKPFTVIQRGGARIGIIGVTTETTPQLSSPGPTVAFTNAAEAVERHIAALRAEGPTTILVLSHLGFAEDQRLAAAVRGIDVIAGAHSHTLLANGLAGAESPHPTLVDSPDRPVRIVQAACYGRYLGRLDLDLEADGRVAAHGGQVREITPDIPADEKVAAIVAEYAAPLESWRRRPVATLSEALSLQGCREGECAIGSLMAEAMLAADPTANIAITNGGGLRAGLPAGTVTWGDVLTVLPFSNTLANVTLRGGAIRQALENGVSLVGENAGRFPQVAGLRFTFAAAAPKGQRIRDVEVRDGNGFMPLDNDRAYRVVTNNFMRRGGDGYVSFQQDALEAYDAGPALEDILVAYMERNPRGSWATDGRVVRN